Proteins from a genomic interval of Panthera tigris isolate Pti1 chromosome A2, P.tigris_Pti1_mat1.1, whole genome shotgun sequence:
- the TTC26 gene encoding intraflagellar transport protein 56 isoform X3 has protein sequence MNFHQNLQDITEDQLSLASIHYMRSHYQEAIDIYKRILLDNREYLALNVYVALCYYKLDYYDVSQEVLAVYLQQIPESTIALNLKACNHFRLYNGKAAEAELKSLMDNASSSFEFAKELIRHNLVVFRGGEGALQVLPPLVDVIPEARLNLVIYYLRQDDVQEAYNLIKDLEPTTPQEYILKGVVNAALGQEMGSRDHMKIAQQFFQLVGGSASECDTIPGRQCMASCFFLLKQFDDVLIYLNSFKSYFYNDDIFNFNYAQAKAATGNTSEGEEVFLLIQSEKMKNDYIYLSWLARCYIMNKKPRLAWELYLKMETSGESFSLLQLIANDCYKMGQFYYSAKAFDVLERLDPNPEYWEGKRGACVGIFQMILAGREPKETLREVLHLLRSTGNTQVEYIIRIMKKWAKENRVPI, from the exons ATGAACTTTCATCAGAATCTTCAGGATATCACAGAAGATCAACTCAGTTTGGCCTCAATCCACTATATGCGATCTCACTACCAAGAAGCTATTGATATTTATAAGCGAATACTGCTAGATAACAG GGAATACCTTGCCCTCAATGTGTATGTGGCCCTGTGTTACTACAAGCTGGATTACTATGATGTGTCTCAGGAAGTTCTGGCAGTTTACCTTCAGCAAATCCCTGAAAGCACCATCGCACTCAATCTTAAGGCCTGTAATCATTTTCGCCTTTACAACGGCAAAGCAGCTGAG GCAGAACTCAAAAGCTTGATGGACAACGCTTCTTCTTCCTTTGAATTTGCTAAAGAACTCATCAGGCACAATCTG GTTGTTTTCCGAGGAGGTGAAGGGGCTTTGCAGGTTTTGCCTCCCCTGGTTGATGTCATTCCTGAAGCTCGGTTAAACTTAGTGATTTACTACCTTCGTCAAG ATGATGTTCAAGAAGCTTATAACTTAATTAAGGATCTGGAACCTACTACTCCTCAG GAGTATATCCTCAAAGGAGTGGTCAATGCAGCTCTTGGCCAGGAAATGGGTTCG agGGACCATATGAAAATTGCCCAGCAGTTCTTCCAGCTGGTGGGAGGGTCAGCGAGTGAGTGTG ATACAATACCCGGGAGGCAGTGCAtggcttcctgtttctttctgcttAAGCAATTTGATGATGTCTTGATTTACCTCAACTCATTTAAG AGTTACTTCTACAATGATGACATCTTTAACTTTAATTATGCCCAAGCCAAAGCTGCAACAGGCAATACCAGCGAGGGTGAAGAG GTTTTCCTTTTAATCCAAAGTGAGAAGATGAAAAATGACTACATTTACCTCAGTTGGTTAGCTCGGTGCT atataatgAATAAGAAACCAAGACTAGCCTGGGAACTGTATCTCAAGATGGAAACTTCTGGCGAGTCCTTTAGCCTCTTACAGCTCATTGCTAATGACTGCTACAAG ATGGGCCAGTTCTACTATTCAGCCAAAGCTTTTGATGTCTTAGAGAGGCTGGATCCTAACCCTGAATATTGGGAAGGCAAGAGGGGAGCCTGTGTGGGCATTTTCCAGATGATCTTAGCTGGACGAGAACCCAA AGAGACCCTTCGAGAAGTACTCCATTTACTGAGAAGCACAGGGAATACCCAAGTGGAGTACATCATCCGGAtcatgaagaaatgggccaaagaaaaCAGAGTGCCTATCTAA